A segment of the Sanyastnella coralliicola genome:
CCATACGGCCACGGTGTACTTGGCAGTAACGCCCACGGCCCATGCGTCTCGAAAACCATAACTCGTGCCCGTCTTCCAGCTAATCGAACGGCTGCCATCCATCATCTCCCATCCCAATTCCGAGACTGGACGTTTTACGTTTTTCAGTGCTTCAAGACATGCATGGGATGACCCTGGGGAGAATCTGCGCGCAAATTCTTCATTCAATGCCTTCTCAGGATCAACATAAATAGAAGCGCACTTCGCAGGTGGACGACCAGAGGTTTCGACATAGCTCAACACGTGTTCACCCATCATGCGGTAGGCATTGGCCAATTCCCATAAGGTGACTTCACCACCACCTAGTATTAATGACAGCCCATAGTGATCTGCTGATCGATTCAAATGCTCGAAACCAAGCTGATTGAGTTGCTGTTTAAAAGGCGCCACTCCATAGCGTTGAAGTTCGATTACTGCGGGTACATTTAGTGATCTTGCCAAGGCTTCGTGCGCAGGAACCATTCCGTTAAACTTTTTATCGAAGTTGTTAGGGTTGAATCCCCTGAGATTGAGCGGAGTATCTTCGATGAGTTCTTCAGGTGAAAGTAGACCTTTATCGAGCATAGCCATGTATAAAAATGGCTTCAGGGCACTGCCAGGTGAACGAGGAGCAGTGACAATATTTACGTGTCGATTTCTATCAGATTTCGAGGCATTTCCGATGTATGCGACCACCTCTCCGGTTTCTGTTTCAACAACAATTGCTGCAGCATTGTGTACCAAATTTGAGCTAAGATGAGTATGGTGTCGATCGACGATATTTTGCGTTGATGACTGTACATTTTGATCGAGCGTAGAGGGGAAACGTTGTTGACCTTTCTCTTGTTCCAGTTCATTGAGAAGATGCATTGCTTGTTGAGGCAATGGTTTAGGTGCAAGGGGTAGTTCTTCTTCTAAACTGAGTTCCAAAGTGAGGGCATCGAAGTGTCCTTCTTCGAAGAGCGTTTGAAGAAGTCGATTGCGCTTTTCTTTTAATGAATCTCGATTTTTACCAGGGTGAATTAAAGAAGGTGCGTTTGGAAGAACTGCTAACGTGGCTGATTCAGCCCAGGTTAATTGATGAGGTGAACAGCCGAAGTACCTCCAGGAGGCTGCTTCTAGTCCAACAACGTTTCCACCCATCGGTGCGTTGGCTGAATAGAGGGCGAGTACCTCCTCTTTCGAGTATGAAAACTCTAATCGCAGGGCACGGAAGATCTCAGTAAATTTTTCGAAATAGGTTCTTCCAGGATTGTCTCGACTCATGCGAATCACTTGCATCGTGATCGTACTACCGCCGCGAACCACTTTTCCCTCTGTGAGATTCTCCCACAGTGCTCTGGCCAGTGATGGAGGATATACACCGGGGTGTTTGTAGAAGTGGCGATCTTCAAATGCGACAATAGCCGCGGCAAAGCGCTCTGGGACTGAATCTCCTTTTACAAAGCGCCATTGACCGTCTTCAGCAACCCTCGCTGCGAGGAGCTTATCGTTTCGGTCGTAAAGGCTTGGCGAGTTAGGTTTATCAAACAAGGGGTTTGGCAAACATCCGATGAACCACACCACAAAGGCCAGCGTAATCACCTGGCGTGTGCGTTTGAGGTATTTGCGGAGAGGCCTTTTCACAAACTAAAAATAGAATAAGACCAGCGTCTTCGGCCTGGATTCAAGCACGAGATCTTATTTAAGCGTTATTCGTCGCATCTTGACAAGGATTGGTAGCATCGCTGGATTCGGGCAAAATCCTACAAGGGTAGACCAAGTACAAGTGCTACCTTTGGAGCAAATGTATGCCCGATGAAAAGTATCATTTCCTCAATCCTCGTATGTATGACTGTGGTGGCCTTTGGACAACAACCGCCAAGTTTCTTCCATACTTACCTCGATGAAGCTCCAACTGTTGACTTCGCTCCATTCCACTTTGATCAGCTGATGCAAGAAGCAAACCGCTATGAAGAAGAGGAAGGGCGCACTATGCAAGGCCAGCTTCGCTATGATGATTTTGATTTCTTTTCGTTGGCTGATCACACTGAACTCAACGACGGGACTTCCATCTGGCGATTGAATTTCCATAGTGATGCGGCGCAAGCGATCTGTGTTTACTTTGATCAATTCCACCTACCGGTGGGAAGTAAACTATACATCTACGATGCTGATAAGCAATACTTTGAAGGTCCAATTGGTCACGAAGAAAACAACGACCACGGTAGATTTATGACCAACGATATTTGGGGTGAAAACATCGTGGTAGAATACGTTCAAACAGCGGAAGTGATCGGAACACCTTCGTTAAACGTAATGGCCATCGGATACATCTTCAGATACGCTTACCCGCCAGCAGAATTGAACGGACAACGCGGAGGCTCGCAGCCTTGTGAAGTCGATGTGAATTGTCCTGAGATCGACGGTTGGGAAGAACAGCGTGATGCAGTTGTTCGTCTTCGTATTACAGATAGCGGACAACAATTCCTGTGTTCAGGAGCGATGGTCAACAATACAACCCTTGATTGTAAGCAATACTTATTGAGCGCTTTGCACTGTGCTGACGGTGTTTCAGATGATGATTTTGCATTCCTTCAGGTGCGATTCAACTATGAGCGTCCATCTGACGACCCATGTGGTACAGGGGGCTTTTCAAGCTCAAGAAACCGAACCGGTGTATTCCATGTGGCGGATAGCAATGACAATGGTGCTGGAGGCTTCGAAGGATCAGATTTCTTGTTGTTGGAAGTAGAAGACGATATCCCAGATGCATGGAACCCGTACTTCGCAGGTTGGGATGCTTCAGGATCTGGATCTGGTAGCGGGGTAGGCATTCACCACCCAGCTGGAGACATCAAGAAAGTATCAACTTACACGTCAAACCTTCAAAGCGTTTGGCTAGGAGCTCCAGGTAGCCACTGGCAAGTGGTTTGGACACAAACAGAAACTGACCACGGTGTGACAGAAGGTGGTTCCTCAGGATCACCAATCTTCAATAACGATGGTTTGATCGTTGGAACACTCAGCGCCGGACTTTCGGCATGCACCAATGGTGGGGCAGGAGCCGGAACTGGTCCAAACGAGCCTGATTACTACGGTAAGATGAGCTACCACTGGGATTTCAATCCGAATTCAGACGATCAGAAACTCCACCTTTTCCTCGAGCCCTTTGGTGTGGGGATTAAGGAGTGTCCTGGAACTTACCGTCCGTGTGCAAACGCATTCGTGAATGTGACAGAAGCGACTTCTGATCAGTACCTCAACATTTCTCCGAATCCTACCACAGGAGAAATCTTCGTTCGCGTAAGCGAATTGATGGTAAAGCAAATCCAAGTATTCGACATGAACGGACGTGTGGTATTCACGCAACAGGCGCAAGGTCCAGTAAACCAACTGGATCTCTCCGACCTTCCAGCTGGAAGCTACGTGCTCGTTGTAGACACCCAAGCCGGAGATTCATTCAACCAACGCGTAGTGAAGTTGTAGGAACGCGGAGCGCGGATTGCGGAATGCAGAACGCGGAATGCAGAACGCGGTCCACAGTCCATGGTCCACGGTCTACGAAAAGACGTGCAACCTTTTGACTCCTACCCTCGACTGTTAAATAGTACCTGCGCACGTGCGCGTATAAAATGGTGTAACTTTGCCCCGAGCAATGACTGACCGAGCTAACTGGCTGAAATACTCTCTATCACTGTGCCTGGTTCTATTCGCACAGATCGCCTTTACCCAATGTGAGGTAGATGCCGGCGATGATATTACTATTTGTCAAGGAGAAACAGTAACCCTAGGAGGTTCCCCTACCATCGTTGAAGGTGGAGGAGGAGTAGGTGTGCAATGGTCCAATGGCCTTGGAAACGGGGAGAACCCAACAGTCACTCCTAACTCTACGACAACATACACCGTGAACATGACCGGTGGAGGTTGTGGTGGCGAAAGCGACCAGATCACCGTTACTGTACTACCATCACCAGAAGCAGATTTCAACTTCTCTCCGAACGGAGAATGTGGTGGGACAACAGTGAATTTCACTAGCACTTCTTCAGGAAATGGGTTGAGCTATGATTGGAACTTCGGCAATCCGGGAGCGCCATCGAATTCTTCAACTCAGCAGAACCCTTCTCATGAGTTTGTGGCACCTGGTAATGGCAACACGACCTTCACGGTAACGCTCACAGTGACCGATTCCAACGGATGTGTGGATTCATTTTCACAAACAGTGGATGTGCAAGAGTCACCAGATCCGACGATTACTGACGCCGACATCTTCACGCCATTCGTAATGTGTGGTGCTCAGGGGCAGGTAACTTTCGATTTGACGATTAACAACGGATCGACAACCACAGGTACCAATACCAATTACTTCATTGATTGGGGCGATGCGAGTGCTCCTTACGATGATCCGTCATTCACCTCGCTGACGCATACCTACACATCAGAAGGTTTCTACAACTTGACGGTGACCGTAACCGGTGACAATGGTTGTGAGAATACAGCGAACTACGAAGTCTTCGCAGGGTCGAACCCTTCAATTGGATTGGCGAACCCTGGGGCAACGATCAACTTATGTGCTCCGAATACGCTGGTCTTCCCATTAACGAACTACGAGAACAACTCTCCAGGTACGGAATACACGATTACCTTCTCTGATGGTTCGCCTCCAGAGACGTTTGTGCACCCGCCACCCGCCAGCGTAGAGCATACTTTCAATATCTCGTCTTGTGATTTCACGAGTTTGGGAGGTTTCGCGAATTCCTTTTATGTGCAGATTATCGCAGAAAACCCCTGTGGATTCTCAGCGGCAACGATTGAGCCTATTCAGACTTCTAGCGCACCAACCGCTGCGATGGATGTGTTCCCTGGAACTGAAGGATGTGCAGGTTCGCCATTCACCTTCACGAACGTTTCTACCAACTCGAATTTCAACAACAACGGGAACTGTACAAACTTAATGACCGCGAACTGGTCTATTGAGCCAGCTTCAGGTTGGACGGTAACCGGAGGTAGCTTGACGGATCCGGATAGTTTCTCGGCTGTTTTTGATCCGGGAACCTACACCATCACCATGGTAGGAGCGAACCCTTGTGGAGACGACGAGGTAAGCATTGATATTTGTGTCACTACTCCTCCGGAAGCGCTGTTCGCCATAGATCCTGTTTCGGGATGTGCGCCTTTGGAGGTACCTACAACGAATCTGAGTTCTTCGCTGAACAACTGTGATAACGAATCATACCTCTGGGAAATTACACCGAATACGGGCTGGTTTGTATCAAGTGGTTCAACTACCGCCATTGACCCAGAGTTCACTTTCACTCAAGAAGGGACCTACACCATTGAACTCAATGTGACGAACCTCTGTGGAACCGACATTTATACCCAACAAGTGACGGTAGTGGAACCACCAGCGGTGGATCTTTCACCTATACCTAGTGCATGTCAGGGAACGAACGTGACACCAATAGTATCCTACGATAATGGGGGAGGGACCATTTCTTCCTACGACTGGGATTTCACTGGCGGAACTCCGGATTCCTTTAATGGGGCCAACCCTCCGAATGTCTCTTATCCCAATACGGGTAACTACACTGTGACCATCACCATTGAGAATGAGTGTGGTGTAGGGTCAGATAGCGAGTCGTTTTTGGTTGAAACCGCACCAACGGTTACACTTTCTGCAGTTGACGATGAACTTTGTAACGGGCAAGCAACAACATTAACTGCCAACGGCGCAGTTACCTATGATTGGACTCCAGCACCTGGTTTGAATGTGATCAATGGTAACCAAGCAACGGTGAACCCTTCGAGCACAACCACCTATGAGGTTACTGGGTACAGTGCCGCAGGATGTATTGGAACGGCTTCCATTACTATCGATGTCAATCCACTGCCGGTTGTTGTCCCTGATGGAACATTTGAAATCTGTGCAGGAGACTGTGTAGACTTGGCAGTGAGTGTTTCTGGGGGACAAGCTCCGTATACCACTTACAACTGGACTCCTGCAGGAACGCTTGATGATCCTTCAAGTCCAACTCCGGAAGCATGTCCACCGTTTTCTGAGACTTACACTGTGAGTGTTACTGATGCGAATGGCTGCGTCGGACAAACGAATGTGCCTGTAACGGTCAATCCATTGCCTGCTGTGAATGCAGGAACAGACGTCACCTTATGTGATCAACCAGTTGCTGAGCAATTAACCGGCTTTTCTCCTCTTGGAGGTACATGGACTGGTCCGAACGTAACAGCGGGTGGTGAATTCACCCCATCAGGCACTGGGCTAGTCACGCTGACATACACATTCACTGATGCGAATGGTTGTACCAATTCAGATGACCTTGAAGTAGACGTTATCGCTCCAACAACGGCAGATGCAGGTCCGGATTTAGAGATTTGTCAACTCTCTCCAGCAGAGCAGTTGGTACCTGTGACTCCAGGAGGAACTTGGTCAGGAACAGATGTAAGTGTTGATGGCTTGTTTACACCAAACACGGTGGGCACATTCACTTTAACTTATGAACTTGGTGGAGGTTCTTGTCTTTCAACAGATCAAATTGAAGTGGAAGTATTTGAGCTTCCTGTTGTTGATGCCGGGATGGATGACAACATCTGTGAAGGGGATAGCATTCAATTAGGAGCCGCAGTTTCAGGAGGCGAATTGCCGTATGCGACTGAAGAATGGTTGGCGTCGCCATTCATCTCTGATGTCACTGATCCGAATACCTATGCTTCACCAACGACTACCACGGTGTTCACATTCACGGTGACTGACGATAATGGTTGTGTAGATTCAGATGACGTAACGATAAACGTCCTTTCTAGTCCTGTAGTTGAAGCTGGGCCAAACATCATCTTATGTAACCAGCCAATTGGGGAGCAACTCACAGGGTTCTCACCTATCGCTGGAGCAGGAGAGACTGGAGAATGGAGTGGACCAGACATCGATGTAGATGGTTTATTCACTCCGTCGCAGCCTGGAACATTCACCGTATACTATACATTCACCAACATCGCTGGTTGTACCAACATTGATTCATGTGATGTGACAGTGATTGATCCGACCTTGGCTAACGCTGGTCCTGATTTGGGCTTGTGTTTGAATGGTGCTGATGAAGTACTCGCAAATGGCGGTACATGGACAGGTGACAACGTTACTCCAGAAGGAGTTTTCAGCCCTACAGAAACAGGAACATTCGATCTTACCTATACCATTGGTGTCGGAACATGTGAGACTTCTGATGATCTCCAAATCACGGTATTCGAACTGCCAACAGTAGACGCTGGGTTAGAAGAGTTCATTTGTGAAGAAGACAGTACTCAACTTTCCGCGCTAGCGAGCTCACCTAACGGAGCCATCACAGACTACACATGGACTGGAGTAGGCTTAAGTGATGCAGCTATTGCAGATCCATGGGCATCACCTGTATCAACGACCACATTCACTGTTGAAGTAACTGACGTCGAAGGATGTCAGGCTTCTGATGATGTCACTGTCAATGTGAACGGCCTGCCTGTAGTTGACGCAGGACCAGACCTGACACTTTGTGATCAACCTATTGCAGAGACACTCACCGGTTTCTCTCCACTACCAGATATGACTTCGACAGGAGAATGGACTGGAACAGGTATCACCAACGCCGATGGCGAATTCACGAGTCCTGGAGTAGGGAACTACACACTTTACTACACTTTCACGGACATTGCTGGATGTGTTAATCTCGATAGTATTCAAGTGGAGGTTGTTCCACCGGTGATTGCAGAGGCTGGTCCGGTGCAAGAGATGTGCTTGAACAACGGTCAATACGAACTTCTGGGATACACTCCGACTGACAATGTGACTTGGAGTGGTGATGGAGTGGTTGATGCTGCTGAAGGTATCTTCGATCCGTTGGTTTCAGGTGATGGAACGTTTACGCTTTACTTGGAATTTGGAAGCGGAACGTGTTATACGATTGACTCCACAGAGGTAACGGTATTGCCTTTGCCTCAGATTATCGCGACTGACACTTCTCTGTGTGATAATGTTGGGATTTCGCCACTTCCTGAATTCTCGCCTATCGGCGGAACTTGGGAAGGAGTAGGGGTGTTTGATCCGGTAAACGGAACCTATGATCCGGCTGTTCCTACAGACATTGACAATGATATTTTCTACTGGTATACAGATCCAAACACGGGGTGTGCTGATACAGTGAATGTAGTGGTTGGAATTCTTCCTTCACCTCTGGCAGATTTCACTGTAGCACCTTTAGGATGTACTAATGGCCCAGTAGATGTGACGAATAACTCTGATGTAGCTGCCACCTACGATTGGGATTGGGGCAACGGAGATACATCCACAGGGTTTGACCCTGAATACACCTACCCAGATGAAGGAATCTTCGATATTGAGCTTATCGTAGCTCATGACTGGGGATGTTCAGATACACTGGTAATTTCGAATGAGATCATTGATCCGCCAACAGCGGCATTGACGATTACACCGGATGAAGGGTGTGCTCCGTTGGAAGTGGCCTTCGAGAATAACGCCATTGGACAATACCTCGATTTTGAATGGGATCTCTCAGTAACGACAACAACTGATACTGTTCCTGCCAATGTGATTTACCAGCAAGGTGATGACGTTCTTGAATACGAAGTGTCGCTAACGGCAAACAATTTCTGTGGGACTGACATCGCTGTAGACACCGTCACGGTATTCCCACAGCCGGTTGCTGGGTTTGGAACTGATTACGACGAGTTCTGTACGCCTTGGGATGCACAGATCAATAACACCAGCGTAGGTAACCCTGATATCTATGAGTGGGACTTTGGTGACGGTACTGGTAGCGCTCTCGAGGAACCTGGTTCTCACGTGTTCTACACAGATTCGCTGCCAACAGATTACACCATCACATTGATCACCACGAATGAATGTGGTGTGGATACTTTCGCTTATACCATCACGGTGTTGCCGAATACAGTGACAGCGTTCTTCAATACAGATACGACGCAAGGTTGTGAGCCACTTACAGTAGAGTTTACCGACTTCTCGGAAGGGGGTACGGTGATTGCCTATGACTTTGGTGATGACAACCTCTCAAACGATCCGAACCCGGTGCACACCTTCACTGAAGCTGGAGAGTACACGATCTACCAGTATGTGAACAACGGTTGTAGTTTCGACACAACGACAGCGCAAGTGGTGGTATTTGATTCACCTGAACTCGATTTCACCACCGATGTTCCGAACGTATGTGAGAATCAACCAGTTCAATTCATCAACCTATCAGAAGACGTCAATAACGTGATCTGGGACCTAGGTGATGGAACCGAAACGGACCTCACCAACCCAACACACCTTTATCAAGATGGAGGAACCTTTGACGTGACCATCACGGCAACGTCCATGTTCAACGAATGTGAAGCGACGTTGACGCAGCCATTCACCGTATTTGCAGCTCCTGAGACCGAGTTTAGTGTAGCTGATCAGGTAGGATGTAGTCCGTTTGTCGTGAACTTCAACAACGACACGCAGAACGGTAACTTCTATCAATGGGACTTCGGTGATAATGAGACGGGCAATGGTCCGGATGTGACTCATACTTTCTTCAACGATACAGCGGAACCGGCTTTGTATACGGTGACATTGATCTCAGAAAACCTGCAGTTGTGTGCGGATACATTCCAGATGGATATCATCGTATCGCCAACCCCGATCACCGACTTTAGTTTGTCTGAGACAGAGAGTTGTACATTCCCAATTACACTTCAGACATTCAATAACACCCAGTTTGCTGATGGATATGAGTGGGACTTCGCTCCATTTGGAAACTCAGACTTGGCAGAACCGGAGATCACCTTCGATCAAATCGGAACCTGGGACGTTACACTCACAGCGAGTAATGCGTACGGTTGCGAGACTAGCGAAACGGAACCATTCATCGTGCACCCAGCTCCAACAGCTTCTTATACCGCCAATCCAACCTGGGGTTGTATTGACCTTCCGGTGAGTTTCACCAATGAGTCTGACGGAACGATCATCGATTACCAATGGACATTCGGTGACGGAGGGGTGAGTACATTGCCAAACCCTACGCACACGTACAGTGACGATGGATATTTCGATGTCCAATTGATCGTTACTACCGATCAAGGCTGTGTCGATACCATGTTTGTTGACAACCAAGTACAGGCGTACCCATTGCCGATTGCTGACTTTACTTTTAGTCCGGAAGAAACGACGATCTACTCTCCAGAAATCGACTTTGTTGACCAGTCATTTGACCCATTCTCATGGTTCTGGGATTTTGGTGACGGTTATTTATCAAGTGAGCAGAATCCGTCACACATTTACGAGCTTCCGGGAGTTTATCTCATTGAGCTCACGGTACAAAACATCTATGGTTGTGAAGACCGCGCCGTAGGCCAGGTGACTATCGACGACCAATTCAATATCTACGTTCCTAATGCCTTCACTCCTGATGGTGACAACGTGAACGACGTCTTCCGTCCAGAGATTGTTGGAGAAGGGATGGTAGATTTCTATGAGCTCCTCATCTTTGACCGATGGGGCATGGTAGTCTTCGAAACCAATGATATGGATGCTGTCTGGCTAGGAGACTTCCGTGATGGAGGTGAATACTACGTTCAAACAGACACTTACATCTGGCAGGTCAAATACCGCCTCAAAGGCGCTGAGGAAAGCGAGATTGTGACAGGGCATGTGAATTTGATTCGGTAGAGTGGGTAAGAATATCTTCCCCAATTCCTCGTTCTCTTCTCGTACCTTCACCTTACAACCATGAATAATATCCTTTCTTTGGCTATGCCACTACCCACACGACGTACCGATATTTACGGATTTATAGGCTCTGCAGGACTAGCGCTCGCCTCTATCGTTCTCGTCATTCTCGGTTTTGTGGCTAAGGAGTTTATTGCTGGAATTCTGGGATTTTTAGGAGCCTGGGCTTATGTATCAGCTGGGGTTTACTATTCCAATGTATGGGATCGTTCTAGCTTGGTGATGGTCGCTGACGAATCCACTTTGGATGCGCAGGAATTGGGGCAAAAGCAATTTCGATTGAGCAGAACCTATGGCTGGTGGATGGCCTTAATTGGGTTGTTACCATCGTTGCTATTCGGAGGAGTAGGATACATGTGCCTGAGCGATTTACAAGACTACGAAGGCATCATGCAAGTCTTTATAATGATCATCGGGACTGGGTTAATCATTTCTATGGTGGCCTTCATTATCGGGATGATTCGTGTATCGAAATACGTCAACTAGACGAACACTTTCATTCCTTGAAAAACTATGTCGGACTACTAGGCTCCTTTTTCGCCATTCTTTATGCCTTGTCGTTATTTCTTGAATTGGGGAGTATTTCAGCGTGTTTAGTTAACTGCCTTCATCTGGGTTGGGTAATCCTAGTCTATCTGCACTACAAAGCACCAGCGGTAATTCACGAATCAACTTTGCTTGATGAGGATGAATTGAATCTAGATTTAGTACGTACTTGGCATCAAACGAGTTTGGCTCGAATTTTTGTTTCGATCATCACGTTTGTATACATGATCATCGCCTTGATTGGCATTTTGTTTATCACAGAGATTGGAACGGGTGAACTAGGCTATTCTCAGTTCTTAGTTATTCCAGCCGGAGTGTTATTGACTATTGCGATGGCCCAACGAATACGTGGGATGAGGTCTGAAGAGTAGGAGGGTTGGCTACTTTACAAAGGCCAAGTTGGTCAGCTCAACAATCGTCTTGAAGTTCCCAAAGGCTACCGTTACTTTGGAACCATTGATCTCGAGAACAGTCCCTCGTTTCTTACCTCCTTTGATCAAGCGAACAGTTGAACCCACCTTAATATTCTCCTGATGCGGTTTCGGCTTTTTCGGGTTCTTCTTTTCCTCTGCCTTCCGCTTCAACTCTGCCGCACGATGCGCTTCTTCAATACGGGACTTTTCTACGGTCAGGTACTTTGTCACATCTTCTAGGAGCGCGCGATTGTCCGGCTTCTTCTTGCCTTTGATATTGGCAGTCTTAAAGCGATCAACGAATTGGTTTAGCTTACGACCACGGTTAAGAAGATCATTGTTTTTGTCGATGATCTCTTGTTGGGCAGCGAGTCGCTCTTCGTATTTACGGAGCTTGTCCTCAAAGCGCTGCTTAGCTTTCTTCGCGTCCGTTTCCGCCTTGAGCGTGCGCATGGTTAGCTTGTTATATTCAGACTTCTCGGTTTGAAGGTCAGCGATCAGCTTATCCATCTTCACCTTTCGGTCATCTAAGCGACTTTTAGCGTCTTCAATGAGCTCTTTGTCGATGCCATTGATCTCTGCCACCTCAAAGGTGAACGAGCTTCCTGGTTGGCCTATATCCAACTTAAAGATTGGATTCAAGGTTTCTTTGTCGAACAGCATCGAGCCGTTCATAGCGTTCTTCAACTGCGCCGCCTTCAACTTAATGTTGGCGTAGTGGGTGGTAATCACACCGAAGCACTTGCGTTGATACAGCGACTCAAAGAATACTTCAGCCAAGGCACCTCCCAATTCTGGATCAGATCCTGTACCAAATTCATCAAGAAGAAGGAGGGTGCGACGGTTCGTTACGTTCAAGAAGTGCTTCATGCGGTTCAAGCGGTAGCTGTAGGTGCTCAATTGGTTTTCAATGCTTTGATTGTCACCAATGTCTGTAAGAACCGAATGGAAGATGCTCATTTTGCTGTTCGGGTCAGCCGGAATCAACAGTCCACTCTGAAGCATCAGCTGAAGCAAGCCACACATTTTCAACGTGATACTCTTTCCTCCTGCATTGGGTCCAGAGATGACGAGCATCCTCGAGAATCGGTCAAGGCGCAAAGATTGAGGGTGTGTTTCAATGCCTGCTTCTTTGTTCGAGAGTAAGAGAACTGGGTGGTATGCTTTGATCAACTCAATCTCTTGTTCATCTGATACGCCCGGAAGATGGGCATCCATATCCAGCGCTAACTTAGTGCGGGCGTTGATGAAATCAAGCTCAATCAAGAGTTCATTGTATGCTTCAATCAAAGGCAGGAAACGACGAACGTTGCGCGTTAGCTCCATCAAGATCTTGCGAATCTCACGTCGCTCATCATCCAACAACATCTCGAACTCGTGGTTGAGCGGCACATTCGAAGAGGGTTCGATGTAGGTCACATTACCTGTCTTCGAAGTACCCATGGCCGCACCAGGAATCTTTCTCTTGTGCGTACTCTGAACAGCAAGTACCCGTCGGTCGCTGATAAACCCTTCTCGTGTGTCAGAAAGGAATCCTTTGTCTGTGAGGTCTTTAAGGACCTTGTTGAAGTTACGATTGATCTTTCTACGGACCGAAGTCATCTCTTGGCGAATCTTCTGGAGTCCAGAGGAGGCGTCGTCGCGAATCTTACCACGATTATCAAAGACTTGATCAATCGGTTCAATGATATCCTTGGTGTAGTAGACACTATCATATAGTGCCCACAATCGAGGGAATTCTTCTTCTTTGGTATCGAAGAAGTAGATCATGCGATTGACTAGGTCTGATGCATCTCGAATGAAAGTAAAGGCTGTCTCTTCCAAAACGCTATCGCGGATCTTCAGCATCTTGATTTCGCGATGCATCTCTGTATAGTCGATGCCTGGGAAACTATGTCCTTCCGTTCTTAGAATCTGGAACTCGCGCGTTTCTTCCAACGCTTTGATGATGCTCTTTTTGTCTTTGAGCGGGGTGAGTTCTGCCGCACGAAGTTGGGCAGTTTC
Coding sequences within it:
- the pbpC gene encoding penicillin-binding protein 1C — protein: MKRPLRKYLKRTRQVITLAFVVWFIGCLPNPLFDKPNSPSLYDRNDKLLAARVAEDGQWRFVKGDSVPERFAAAIVAFEDRHFYKHPGVYPPSLARALWENLTEGKVVRGGSTITMQVIRMSRDNPGRTYFEKFTEIFRALRLEFSYSKEEVLALYSANAPMGGNVVGLEAASWRYFGCSPHQLTWAESATLAVLPNAPSLIHPGKNRDSLKEKRNRLLQTLFEEGHFDALTLELSLEEELPLAPKPLPQQAMHLLNELEQEKGQQRFPSTLDQNVQSSTQNIVDRHHTHLSSNLVHNAAAIVVETETGEVVAYIGNASKSDRNRHVNIVTAPRSPGSALKPFLYMAMLDKGLLSPEELIEDTPLNLRGFNPNNFDKKFNGMVPAHEALARSLNVPAVIELQRYGVAPFKQQLNQLGFEHLNRSADHYGLSLILGGGEVTLWELANAYRMMGEHVLSYVETSGRPPAKCASIYVDPEKALNEEFARRFSPGSSHACLEALKNVKRPVSELGWEMMDGSRSISWKTGTSYGFRDAWAVGVTAKYTVAVWVGNADGTGRPGVIGAQAAAPLMFDIFDALPERGNFPTPHDDLVEVETCIHSGMIAGRNCLRTSPALIPSSSYGTEVCKYHQKIHLSPDGNYRVHLECAPEVVDTTWFVLPPVEAWYYAQSHPEYSYLPDWHPACDAASEVHHMAIMQPKHGDQLVRARDLDGILQPLVFESIAPSGTLLHWHLDDNYLGSTRGIHQLEVEPSIGNHVLMILDEAGNSDLVAFQVGVVR
- a CDS encoding T9SS type A sorting domain-containing protein, which encodes MKSIISSILVCMTVVAFGQQPPSFFHTYLDEAPTVDFAPFHFDQLMQEANRYEEEEGRTMQGQLRYDDFDFFSLADHTELNDGTSIWRLNFHSDAAQAICVYFDQFHLPVGSKLYIYDADKQYFEGPIGHEENNDHGRFMTNDIWGENIVVEYVQTAEVIGTPSLNVMAIGYIFRYAYPPAELNGQRGGSQPCEVDVNCPEIDGWEEQRDAVVRLRITDSGQQFLCSGAMVNNTTLDCKQYLLSALHCADGVSDDDFAFLQVRFNYERPSDDPCGTGGFSSSRNRTGVFHVADSNDNGAGGFEGSDFLLLEVEDDIPDAWNPYFAGWDASGSGSGSGVGIHHPAGDIKKVSTYTSNLQSVWLGAPGSHWQVVWTQTETDHGVTEGGSSGSPIFNNDGLIVGTLSAGLSACTNGGAGAGTGPNEPDYYGKMSYHWDFNPNSDDQKLHLFLEPFGVGIKECPGTYRPCANAFVNVTEATSDQYLNISPNPTTGEIFVRVSELMVKQIQVFDMNGRVVFTQQAQGPVNQLDLSDLPAGSYVLVVDTQAGDSFNQRVVKL